From Plectropomus leopardus isolate mb chromosome 4, YSFRI_Pleo_2.0, whole genome shotgun sequence, the proteins below share one genomic window:
- the wu:fc21g02 gene encoding formin-A isoform X2, whose protein sequence is MMWSVVILLAAALSVESYIVHDLHERLAHGRQLKIYLPKSVEKLEFIPADEPGKVFVYWEKGRVRVNKGRISGTGSDRRWYIDKVTYEDQGTYIQKDYWNKEISTVKVAVIPRHHYVKCVAGESLSISLEGIDLADAKLLFSKETANITLVRDGARVSQDLPDYWDRVQTHSMSIEIRNVNFSDEGHYTLKDRRDRIVSVTRMDLTDHHEYADGNPLLALLLLLGIPAGICCCCRKKIFKKKASAATLQATPDVVHTPPGGPTGPCPPYSAPGQPGVATTVHPPPPGPGQWNGPPPSPGFNPAYPPQNPAYPPASPAMMHPAQPPQWNGPPPGQYPPGPAAPMGYAPAPVMYSAAPPAEEVKMENMAPSPADPLLSAAPQAEAASSPVAPVLSTSDSDCTFKIAGDKSSSFL, encoded by the exons atGATGTGGAGTGTTGTGATCCTGCTGGCTGCTGCCCTCAGTGTGG AGTCCTATATTGTCCATGACCTCCACGAGCGTTTGGCCCATGGTCGCCAGCTGAAGATCTACCTGCCCAAGAGTGTGGAGAAGCTGGAGTTCATTCCAGCTGATGAGCCTGGCAAGGTCTTTGTATACTGGGAGAAGGGCAGAGTCAG GGTGAACAAAGGTAGGATATCAGGTACTGGCAGTGACCGACGCTGGTACATTGACAAG GTGACTTATGAGGACCAAGGGACATACATCCAGAAGGACTACTGGAATAAAGAGATCTCCACTGTCAAAGTGGCCGTCATAC CCAGACATCACTATGTGAAGTGTGTAGCAGGAGAGAGTCTCTCCATCTCACTGGAGGGCATTGATCTGGCAGATGCCAAACTCCTCTTCTCTAAGGAGACTGCCAACATTACTCTG GTGCGTGACGGTGCTCGGGTGTCCCAGGACCTTCCGGATTATTGGGACCGGGTTCAGACCCACTCCATGAGCATCGAGATCAGGAATGTGAACTTCAGTGATGAGGGACATTACACTCTGAAAGACCGCAGGGACCGGATTGTGTCTGTGACCAGGATGGACCTGACAG ACCATCATGAGTACGCAGACGGAAACCCTCTCCTGGCTCTGCTCCTACTGCTGGGAATCCCAGCAgggatctgctgctgctgtcgcAAGAAGATTTTCAAGAAGAAAGCCTCTGCTGCAACGCTGCAG GCTACCCCAGATGTGGTCCATACTCCCCCTGGTGGTCCTACTGGACCTTGTCCTCCCTACAGTGCTCCTGGACAACCTGGAGTG GCCACAACAGTTCATCCTCCGCCTCCCGGCCCAGGACAGTGGAACGGCCCCCCGCCCTCTCCA ggtTTTAATCCAGCCTACCCACCCCAGAACCCTGCCTACCCTCCTGCCAGTCCAGCTATGATGCACCCTGCCCAGCCTCCACAATGGAATGGCCCACCACCAGGGCAGTACCCCCCTGGACCTGCTGCTCCAATG ggctATGCTCCAGCTCCGGTGATGTATAGTGCTGCTCCACCAGCAGAGGAGGTTAAGATGGAGAATATGGCTCCCTCCCCTGCTGACCCCTTGCTGAGCGCCGCTCCACAG GCTGAAGCTGCATCCTCTCCTGTGGCTCCTGTTCTCAGCACCTCTGACAGTGACTGCACGTTCAAGATCGCGGGAGACAAAAGCTCCTCCTTCCTGTGA
- the wu:fc21g02 gene encoding formin-A isoform X1, whose translation MMWSVVILLAAALSVESYIVHDLHERLAHGRQLKIYLPKSVEKLEFIPADEPGKVFVYWEKGRVRVNKGRISGTGSDRRWYIDKVTYEDQGTYIQKDYWNKEISTVKVAVIPRHHYVKCVAGESLSISLEGIDLADAKLLFSKETANITLVRDGARVSQDLPDYWDRVQTHSMSIEIRNVNFSDEGHYTLKDRRDRIVSVTRMDLTDHHEYADGNPLLALLLLLGIPAGICCCCRKKIFKKKASAATLQATPDVVHTPPGGPTGPCPPYSAPGQPGVMYYNGPDPSMATTVHPPPPGPGQWNGPPPSPGFNPAYPPQNPAYPPASPAMMHPAQPPQWNGPPPGQYPPGPAAPMGYAPAPVMYSAAPPAEEVKMENMAPSPADPLLSAAPQAEAASSPVAPVLSTSDSDCTFKIAGDKSSSFL comes from the exons atGATGTGGAGTGTTGTGATCCTGCTGGCTGCTGCCCTCAGTGTGG AGTCCTATATTGTCCATGACCTCCACGAGCGTTTGGCCCATGGTCGCCAGCTGAAGATCTACCTGCCCAAGAGTGTGGAGAAGCTGGAGTTCATTCCAGCTGATGAGCCTGGCAAGGTCTTTGTATACTGGGAGAAGGGCAGAGTCAG GGTGAACAAAGGTAGGATATCAGGTACTGGCAGTGACCGACGCTGGTACATTGACAAG GTGACTTATGAGGACCAAGGGACATACATCCAGAAGGACTACTGGAATAAAGAGATCTCCACTGTCAAAGTGGCCGTCATAC CCAGACATCACTATGTGAAGTGTGTAGCAGGAGAGAGTCTCTCCATCTCACTGGAGGGCATTGATCTGGCAGATGCCAAACTCCTCTTCTCTAAGGAGACTGCCAACATTACTCTG GTGCGTGACGGTGCTCGGGTGTCCCAGGACCTTCCGGATTATTGGGACCGGGTTCAGACCCACTCCATGAGCATCGAGATCAGGAATGTGAACTTCAGTGATGAGGGACATTACACTCTGAAAGACCGCAGGGACCGGATTGTGTCTGTGACCAGGATGGACCTGACAG ACCATCATGAGTACGCAGACGGAAACCCTCTCCTGGCTCTGCTCCTACTGCTGGGAATCCCAGCAgggatctgctgctgctgtcgcAAGAAGATTTTCAAGAAGAAAGCCTCTGCTGCAACGCTGCAG GCTACCCCAGATGTGGTCCATACTCCCCCTGGTGGTCCTACTGGACCTTGTCCTCCCTACAGTGCTCCTGGACAACCTGGAGTG atgtaCTACAACGGCCCAGACCCTAGCATG GCCACAACAGTTCATCCTCCGCCTCCCGGCCCAGGACAGTGGAACGGCCCCCCGCCCTCTCCA ggtTTTAATCCAGCCTACCCACCCCAGAACCCTGCCTACCCTCCTGCCAGTCCAGCTATGATGCACCCTGCCCAGCCTCCACAATGGAATGGCCCACCACCAGGGCAGTACCCCCCTGGACCTGCTGCTCCAATG ggctATGCTCCAGCTCCGGTGATGTATAGTGCTGCTCCACCAGCAGAGGAGGTTAAGATGGAGAATATGGCTCCCTCCCCTGCTGACCCCTTGCTGAGCGCCGCTCCACAG GCTGAAGCTGCATCCTCTCCTGTGGCTCCTGTTCTCAGCACCTCTGACAGTGACTGCACGTTCAAGATCGCGGGAGACAAAAGCTCCTCCTTCCTGTGA
- the tmem109 gene encoding transmembrane protein 109, which yields MFCLSSQRVFSRLFVLTALLVSVSGEKVVESRSGMIQELRGALSDLTAEGRGYLGRLAGEQTVLSVQKAFSQVLGVVAGSLSGFVNVLLEYVSQFMQAAGFKGGLPISKVTPEGLIFVARWVLVALIAYWLISLIFRLIISTLRQAMWLLKVVLALVGFGLILSDHSVGTETMAIRLAVLVCVCVLLGVGTSKVNAADKTAHLEEQVKILERRLREMERWRRTEE from the exons atgttttgtttgtctagCCAAAGAGTTTTCAGCCGGTTGTTTGTACTTACCGCGTTGTTGGTGTCTGTATCGGGGGAGAAAGTGGTGGAGAGTCGCTCCGGGATGATCCAGGAGCTCCGGGGAGCGCTGAGTGACCTGACCGCGGAGGGAAGGGGCTATCTGGGCAGGCTGGCCGGGGAGCAGACGGTGCTGTCGGTACAGAAG GCTTTCTCTCAGGTCCTGGGTGTTGTGGCAGGAAGTTTGTCCGGGTTTGTGAATGTGCTCTTGGAGTATGTCTCACAGTTCATGCAGGCTGCTGGATTCAAAG GCGGTCTTCCCATCAGCAAAGTGACCCCAGAGGGGCTGATCTTTGTCGCCCGGTGGGTTCTCGTGGCTCTCATTGCTTACTGGCTCATCTCCCTCATCTTCAGACTGATTATCTCCACTCTGAGGCAGGCTATGTGGCTGCTGAAAGTGGTGCTAGCTTTGGTCGGTTTCGGACTCATCCTGAGTGACCACAGTGTTGGCACGGAAACCATGGCCATCCGACTGGCTGTCCTGGTGTGCGTCTGTGTGCTACTGGGTGTTGGGACTTCAAAAGTTAATGCAGCTGATAAAACGGCTCACCTGGAGGAGCAGGTGAAGATCCTGGAGAGACGGctcagagagatggagaggtggaggaggacgGAGGAATGA
- the tmem176 gene encoding transmembrane protein 176, whose product MAVAVSRDLTVHVLQDTNAAKLADRQQALRAAILRGEPKSLGVSQLMLGLMVMSYSIPLCFAEHTEVVRSGVPWWSGIMFVAAGAVAITLDKHCTMKILWACFTMSLVSTVLSVVALIIYSVDIGNNPEVPCIKTDDDCSEAYYSARLSRGLKSSLLVFTLADTAISAILCFLLFRQRHNFGQYDTLLVSAPSSPTSVRPPDLN is encoded by the exons ATGGCGGTGGCGGTCTCCAGGGATCTGACGGTACACGTGCTGCAAGATACAAATGCTGCAAAGTTGGCTGACAGGCAGCAGGCTCTGCGTGCCGCCATCCTGAGAGGAGAGCCCAAATCTCTGGGG gtaAGTCAGTTGATGCTGGGGCTGATGGTCATGTCCTACTCCATCCCCCTGTGCTTTGCTGAACACACTGAGGTGGTCCGCTCTGGAGTTCCTTGGTGGAGCGGCATTATG TTTGTCGCAGCAGGAGCGGTTGCTATCACCTTGGATAAACACTGCACTATGAAAATT ctgtggGCATGTTTTACAATGAGCCTGGTGTCCACTGTGCTGTCAGTGGTGGCTTTGATCATCTACTCTGTGGACATCGGCAACAATCCAGAGGTGCCCTGCATCAAAACTGATGACGATTGTTCTGAAGCATACTACTCTGCG AGGCTGAGCAGAGGTTTAAAGTCGTCCCTCCTCGTCTTCACTCTGGCGGACACAGCCATCTCTGCTATTCTTTGCTTCCTTCTCTTCAGGCAGAGACACAACTTTGGACAATATGAC ACTCTCCTTGTGTCGGCTCCATCAAGCCCCACATCAGTCAGACCCCCCGACCTCAACTGA